From Polaribacter butkevichii, a single genomic window includes:
- a CDS encoding energy transducer TonB has protein sequence MQILDTTYKRKSAVITAVILLLLIFGIFNYGMHYLDPPEEYGVAINFGTSEVGSGKPVEDTKKISAPKEVEEQKVVEEEVVEEEVKETPKEIVKEDLITEETVKDVPVVEKVKEVKKEPVKKIVEKKKEVKKLVKEEVKKEIPKEKPKPKPSKATQDALNNLLNGNASDGKPQGEGDDDKPGVKGKVDGDPSSSKYYGNTGSGSGGDYNLAGRKALSKPKVQPDCQEEGTVVVQIQVGKNGKVIFAKPGYKGSTNTASCLLKAAKEAALRTKWNPDEKAPANQVGTIIYKFSLSK, from the coding sequence ATGCAAATATTAGATACCACATACAAACGTAAATCTGCTGTAATTACAGCGGTTATTCTGCTGCTTTTAATCTTCGGGATTTTTAACTACGGAATGCATTATTTAGACCCGCCAGAAGAATATGGAGTGGCAATTAATTTTGGAACTTCAGAGGTAGGAAGCGGTAAACCTGTGGAGGATACTAAGAAAATTTCTGCCCCAAAAGAAGTAGAAGAACAAAAGGTTGTAGAAGAGGAAGTTGTTGAAGAAGAAGTAAAAGAAACGCCGAAAGAAATTGTTAAAGAAGATCTTATAACAGAAGAAACAGTTAAAGATGTACCTGTTGTAGAAAAAGTAAAAGAGGTAAAAAAAGAACCTGTTAAAAAGATTGTAGAAAAAAAGAAGGAAGTTAAAAAACTAGTAAAAGAAGAGGTTAAAAAAGAAATTCCTAAAGAGAAGCCAAAACCGAAACCATCAAAAGCAACCCAAGACGCTTTAAATAATTTATTAAACGGGAATGCTTCCGACGGAAAGCCTCAGGGAGAAGGAGATGATGACAAACCCGGAGTAAAGGGAAAAGTAGATGGAGATCCAAGCTCCTCTAAATATTATGGAAATACAGGAAGTGGTTCTGGTGGCGATTATAACTTAGCGGGTAGAAAAGCACTTTCTAAGCCAAAAGTACAACCCGATTGTCAAGAAGAAGGTACGGTTGTTGTACAGATTCAGGTAGGTAAAAACGGAAAAGTAATTTTTGCAAAACCAGGTTATAAAGGAAGTACAAATACGGCTTCTTGTCTACTAAAAGCAGCAAAAGAAGCAGCCTTAAGAACCAAATGGAATCCAGATGAAAAAGCACCTGCAAACCAAGTAGGAACTATTATTTATAAGTTTTCTTTGTCTAAATAA
- a CDS encoding ExbD/TolR family protein: protein MNLRGRNKVDPTFNMSSMTDIVFLLLIFFMLTSTLVTVSAIDVLLPKAGGKTENNKSVAVSITSESLFYIDKTKVSASNLENEILKSVGADKKKTIIIRGDKDVPYKNVMQVIDIANKNKLKMILAVKGK, encoded by the coding sequence ATGAATTTACGAGGAAGAAATAAAGTAGACCCAACATTCAATATGTCGTCAATGACAGATATTGTTTTTTTATTGTTGATATTTTTTATGCTTACATCAACTTTAGTAACAGTAAGTGCTATTGATGTTTTGTTGCCAAAAGCAGGTGGTAAAACAGAAAATAACAAATCTGTGGCAGTATCTATAACAAGTGAATCTTTGTTTTATATAGATAAAACAAAAGTAAGTGCCTCTAATTTAGAAAATGAAATATTAAAAAGTGTTGGTGCAGATAAAAAGAAAACCATTATAATTAGAGGGGATAAAGATGTGCCTTATAAAAATGTAATGCAAGTAATTGACATTGCTAATAAGAACAAATTAAAAATGATTTTGGCTGTAAAAGGGAAATAA
- a CDS encoding MotA/TolQ/ExbB proton channel family protein, producing the protein MLSFFQENKEILEEAVSEEKTLSIYNLIMDGGLGGQIIIAILFVLLTVGIYIYFERFFAIKAASKIDENFMNQIKDFVSNGKLESADALCKSKNTPTARLIGKGISRIGKPLDDINKAIETAGKLEVYQLEKNVSVLATIAGAAPMIGFLGTVIGMIVAIHEIANAGGQIDIKLLSDGLYTAMTTTVAGLIVGIIAYITYNHLVVRTDKVVYQMEAKSVEFLDLLNEPV; encoded by the coding sequence ATGTTGTCATTTTTTCAAGAGAATAAAGAAATTTTAGAAGAAGCTGTTTCAGAAGAAAAAACGCTTTCTATCTATAACTTAATTATGGATGGTGGCTTAGGAGGCCAAATAATAATAGCAATTCTATTTGTATTGTTAACTGTTGGTATATATATTTATTTTGAACGCTTTTTTGCAATAAAAGCGGCATCAAAAATAGATGAAAACTTTATGAATCAAATTAAAGATTTTGTTTCTAACGGAAAATTAGAATCTGCAGATGCACTTTGTAAAAGTAAGAATACACCAACAGCAAGGTTAATTGGTAAAGGAATTTCTAGAATAGGAAAGCCTTTAGATGATATAAATAAAGCCATTGAAACAGCAGGGAAGCTAGAAGTTTATCAACTAGAAAAAAATGTGAGCGTTTTGGCAACTATTGCAGGTGCAGCTCCAATGATTGGTTTTTTAGGAACTGTAATAGGTATGATTGTAGCGATACATGAAATTGCAAATGCAGGCGGTCAAATAGATATAAAATTACTTTCTGATGGTTTGTATACCGCAATGACAACTACCGTTGCTGGTTTAATAGTAGGTATTATAGCGTATATTACATACAATCACTTAGTGGTAAGAACAGACAAGGTAGTGTATCAAATGGAGGCAAAATCTGTTGAGTTTTTAGATTTATTAAACGAACCAGTATAA
- the nhaD gene encoding sodium:proton antiporter NhaD produces MESVIIIVFVMGYLAITLEHNLKLDKLIPALIMMAFCWALVALGVDNFTQWFDSSKHSLVDGFASFDHVEKLHMVEETLLHHLGKTAEILVFLLGAMTIVEIIDYFDGFSTIKTYVKTKKKSKILWIFSILAFVLSAIIDNLTATIVLISILQKIVKNRDERIWFAGLIIIAANAGGAWSPIGDVTTTMLWIGKKVTTLKLVEYLLLPSFLCMAVPTFIASFLPAFKGEIDFEEEVDKPKSQHSARMLYLGLGAIVFVPIFKTITHLPPYVGMMLSLAVVATFAEIYSRSKFSLTDYDNEAEAGAHHSPVHHSLSKIEMPSILFFLGILMAVAALESLGILYDFASTLQDTVPMMGTEIHVPGVTGVSDLVVLLLGVGSAVIDNVPLVAASLGMFSEPIDNELWHFIAFSAGTGGSMLIIGSAAGVVAMGMEKIDFFWYFKKISWLALTGFLVGSATFMITRTLF; encoded by the coding sequence ATGGAGTCAGTAATTATTATTGTATTTGTAATGGGGTATTTAGCCATTACCTTAGAGCATAATTTAAAATTAGATAAATTAATCCCAGCCTTAATAATGATGGCGTTTTGTTGGGCATTAGTAGCACTTGGGGTAGATAATTTTACACAATGGTTTGACTCTAGTAAACATAGTTTGGTAGATGGATTTGCTTCTTTTGATCATGTAGAAAAATTACACATGGTAGAAGAAACCTTATTACATCACTTAGGTAAAACAGCCGAAATTTTAGTTTTCCTTTTAGGAGCTATGACAATTGTAGAAATTATTGATTATTTCGATGGTTTTTCTACAATAAAAACTTATGTAAAGACCAAAAAGAAGTCTAAAATTTTATGGATTTTTTCTATCCTTGCTTTTGTTTTATCTGCAATTATAGATAACTTAACTGCTACAATTGTATTAATTTCTATTTTACAGAAAATTGTTAAAAATAGAGATGAAAGAATTTGGTTTGCAGGTTTAATTATTATTGCTGCAAATGCAGGTGGTGCTTGGTCTCCTATTGGAGATGTTACTACAACAATGCTTTGGATTGGTAAAAAAGTAACTACCTTAAAATTAGTAGAATATTTATTGTTACCATCATTTTTATGTATGGCAGTACCAACTTTTATTGCCTCTTTTTTACCAGCCTTTAAAGGTGAAATAGATTTTGAGGAAGAAGTAGATAAACCAAAAAGTCAGCATAGTGCAAGAATGTTATATTTAGGATTAGGTGCTATTGTTTTTGTGCCAATTTTTAAAACCATAACTCACTTACCTCCTTATGTTGGTATGATGTTGTCTTTAGCAGTTGTTGCTACTTTTGCAGAAATTTATAGTAGATCTAAATTCTCTTTAACAGATTATGATAATGAAGCAGAAGCAGGTGCGCACCATAGTCCTGTACATCATTCTTTGTCTAAGATAGAAATGCCAAGTATTTTATTTTTCTTAGGTATATTAATGGCAGTTGCAGCGTTAGAGTCTTTAGGTATTTTATATGATTTTGCATCAACATTACAAGATACAGTGCCAATGATGGGAACAGAAATACATGTGCCAGGTGTTACAGGTGTATCTGATTTAGTAGTATTGTTATTAGGTGTAGGCTCTGCAGTGATAGATAATGTGCCTTTAGTAGCTGCTAGTTTAGGTATGTTTTCTGAGCCAATAGATAATGAATTATGGCACTTTATTGCATTTTCTGCAGGTACAGGAGGATCTATGTTAATTATTGGTTCTGCTGCAGGAGTTGTGGCAATGGGAATGGAAAAAATAGATTTTTTCTGGTACTTTAAAAAAATATCTTGGTTAGCGTTAACTGGGTTTTTAGTAGGTTCAGCTACTTTTATGATTACAAGAACACTTTTTTAA
- a CDS encoding Glu/Leu/Phe/Val dehydrogenase dimerization domain-containing protein — protein MKELLKIYENKQPEIVFNWKDSETEAEGWTVINSLRGGAAGGGTRMREGLDMNEVLSLAKTMEVKFTVSGPAIGGAKSGINFNPNDPRKKGVLERWYKAVSPLLKNYYGTGGDLNVDEIHEVIPMTEDVGVWHPQEGVFNGHFKPTEADKINRIGQLRHGVIKVIESKKYSPDISVKFTVADMITGFGVAEAARHYYDIYGGTIVDKRAIVQGFGNVGSAAAYYLAQMGAKVVGIIDREGGVINEDGFSFEEIKKMFLHKNGNTLVAENMIPFKEINERIWSLSCEVFAPCAASRLIKQEQINQMIETGLEVISCGANVPFADKEIFFGSIMEDTDKKVSLIPDFISNCGMARVFAYFMERRVEMTDEAIFEDTSNTIKRALQRTFARSASKTKISETAFEIALKELI, from the coding sequence ATGAAAGAATTACTAAAGATATACGAGAATAAGCAGCCGGAAATAGTTTTTAATTGGAAAGATTCTGAAACAGAAGCAGAAGGTTGGACAGTAATAAACTCATTAAGAGGAGGTGCCGCAGGTGGTGGTACAAGAATGAGAGAGGGTTTAGATATGAATGAAGTTCTGTCTTTAGCGAAAACAATGGAGGTTAAATTTACCGTTTCTGGGCCCGCTATAGGAGGTGCAAAATCTGGGATAAATTTTAACCCGAATGATCCTCGAAAAAAAGGAGTGTTAGAACGTTGGTATAAAGCGGTGTCTCCGTTACTAAAAAATTATTACGGTACAGGTGGTGATTTAAATGTAGATGAGATTCATGAAGTAATACCAATGACAGAAGATGTTGGTGTTTGGCATCCTCAAGAAGGGGTGTTTAATGGTCATTTTAAACCAACTGAAGCTGACAAAATTAACAGAATAGGACAATTGAGACATGGCGTGATAAAAGTCATAGAAAGCAAAAAATATTCTCCTGATATTTCGGTTAAATTTACAGTTGCCGATATGATAACTGGTTTTGGTGTTGCAGAAGCTGCACGTCATTATTATGATATCTATGGAGGAACCATTGTTGATAAAAGAGCAATTGTACAGGGTTTTGGAAATGTAGGATCTGCAGCAGCTTATTATTTAGCGCAAATGGGCGCAAAAGTTGTAGGGATTATAGATAGAGAAGGTGGTGTAATAAATGAAGATGGTTTTTCTTTTGAGGAGATAAAAAAAATGTTTTTACATAAAAATGGTAATACATTGGTTGCAGAAAACATGATTCCTTTTAAAGAAATTAATGAGCGAATTTGGAGTTTGTCTTGTGAAGTTTTTGCACCTTGTGCGGCTTCTAGGTTAATTAAACAAGAGCAAATTAACCAAATGATTGAAACAGGTTTAGAAGTGATTTCTTGTGGAGCGAATGTGCCTTTTGCTGATAAAGAAATTTTCTTTGGGTCGATAATGGAAGATACGGATAAAAAAGTGAGTCTAATTCCTGATTTTATTTCCAATTGCGGAATGGCAAGAGTTTTTGCCTATTTTATGGAAAGAAGAGTAGAAATGACAGACGAAGCAATTTTTGAAGACACATCAAATACAATAAAAAGAGCATTGCAAAGAACCTTTGCTAGAAGTGCATCAAAAACAAAAATAAGTGAAACAGCGTTTGAAATAGCGCTTAAAGAATTGATATAA
- a CDS encoding anhydro-N-acetylmuramic acid kinase, whose product MNIGSVFVIGLMSGTSLDGIDLVYVKFDKNRYQDFDILHSETVAYSEKWKSTLQNAIAFSSDALKSLDIAYGKLLGEVLNGFIDKFNIDNIDFIASHGHTVLHQPQDGVTLQVGDGQTIANATNLKVICDFRTQDVQLGGQGAPLVPIGDELLFSDYGFCLNLGGFSNISFHKKGSRIAYDICPVNIVLNFYANKLGVDYDESGKIASKGKINKELLEKLNALSFYTKAPPKSLGLEWVQEVVFPLIDQLETNVSSILRTFVEHIAMQIGSVIAGSNSVLITGGGVFNSFLLERIAFYAHIKITLTSSKIIDFKEALIFAFLGLLRSDGKVNCLKSVTGASKNHSSGEIFYPNRK is encoded by the coding sequence ATGAATATAGGTAGTGTTTTTGTAATAGGTTTAATGTCTGGTACATCTCTAGACGGAATTGATTTGGTGTATGTGAAGTTTGATAAAAATAGATATCAAGATTTTGATATTTTACATTCGGAAACGGTTGCTTATTCAGAAAAATGGAAGTCTACTTTGCAGAATGCAATTGCTTTTTCTTCGGATGCTTTAAAAAGTTTAGATATTGCTTATGGCAAACTGTTGGGAGAGGTACTTAACGGTTTTATTGATAAATTTAATATTGATAATATCGATTTTATAGCGTCTCATGGTCATACGGTTTTGCATCAACCACAAGACGGAGTTACGCTTCAGGTAGGCGATGGGCAAACCATTGCAAATGCAACCAATCTAAAGGTTATTTGCGATTTTAGAACGCAAGATGTACAGTTAGGTGGTCAAGGAGCTCCTTTAGTACCAATTGGTGATGAATTGTTGTTTTCTGATTATGGGTTTTGTTTAAATTTAGGAGGCTTTTCTAATATATCTTTTCATAAAAAGGGTAGCAGAATTGCATACGATATTTGTCCGGTAAATATTGTTTTAAATTTTTATGCCAATAAATTAGGTGTAGATTATGATGAATCTGGAAAAATTGCATCAAAAGGAAAAATTAATAAAGAGCTTTTAGAAAAATTAAATGCACTTTCGTTTTATACAAAAGCACCACCAAAATCTTTAGGGTTAGAGTGGGTGCAAGAAGTGGTTTTTCCATTAATAGATCAATTAGAAACAAATGTTTCATCGATATTAAGAACTTTTGTAGAGCATATTGCCATGCAAATAGGTAGTGTAATTGCAGGTAGCAATTCGGTGTTAATAACAGGTGGGGGTGTTTTTAATTCCTTTTTACTAGAAAGAATAGCTTTTTATGCTCATATTAAAATTACGTTAACAAGTAGTAAAATAATTGACTTTAAAGAAGCGCTTATTTTTGCGTTTTTAGGGCTTTTACGAAGTGATGGAAAGGTAAATTGTTTAAAGTCTGTAACAGGTGCTAGTAAAAATCATTCTTCAGGCGAAATTTTTTATCCGAATAGAAAATAA